One Clavelina lepadiformis chromosome 1, kaClaLepa1.1, whole genome shotgun sequence genomic region harbors:
- the LOC143444154 gene encoding uncharacterized protein LOC143444154, which produces MLCKYFHEDPNELLLKEDEDVPLNPCIVAHGPDVLTSKRFYIFVDKKCAFDYINSALESVTLPSACYYLFNVRYAEELSATLELLQRNFANVEPLHGSKTKHHGQKARKKGINGKLLSFYNAINNFEVLV; this is translated from the exons ATGCTCTGTAAGTACTTCCATGAAGATCCAAATGAACTTTTGTTAAAG gAAGATGAAGATGTGCCGTTGAACCCTTGCATTGTGGCACATG GGCCAGATGTGTTAACCTCAAAAAGGTTTTACATTTTCGTGGACAAGAAGTGTGCTTTTGACTACATCAATTCTGCACTTGAATCTGTCACCTTACCATCTGCATGCTACTACTTGTTTAATGTAAGGTATGCTGAAGAACTAAGCGCGACTCTGGAATTACTGCAAAG aaATTTTGCTAATGTTGAACCACTACATGGGAGCAAAACTAAGCATCATGGCCAAAAAGCACGGAAAAAAGGAATTAACGGCAAACTGCTATCTTTCTACAACGCAATAAATAACTTCGAAGTACTTGTGTAA